A single window of Chitinophaga sp. XS-30 DNA harbors:
- a CDS encoding ThiF family adenylyltransferase: MMIQERVQKTRQEPLTYSPVFFRASGSGEKAALLQLLQENPQIKVYDELYGQLKELIRSQHPARMLSVAESEAAITAHLAGNSLEDYGVWVYYPWSEKIVHLLDEEEFVAMRTSRNIYKIRTEERDLLIRKKIGVIGLSVGQTIALTLAMERIGGELRLADFDDLELSNMNRIRTSVHNLGTPKVISAAREIAELDPFIKVKCYTDGATEDNIMDFLTGGGQLDLLVEECDSLNVKILSRIKAKALRMPVVMEMNDRGMLDIERYDLEPDYPMMHGLIPDMDMETLSNLTTEQKVPILGPMVGGEAMSERMKYSLTQIGKTITAWPQLASSVMLGGGMVADTCRRILLDELKVSGRFYVDFEQLIK, encoded by the coding sequence ATGATGATTCAGGAACGCGTACAAAAGACAAGACAAGAGCCGTTGACCTATTCGCCCGTTTTTTTCCGTGCGTCCGGGTCCGGAGAGAAAGCAGCCCTGCTGCAATTGCTGCAGGAGAACCCACAGATCAAAGTTTATGATGAGCTGTATGGGCAGCTGAAAGAGCTCATCAGGAGCCAGCACCCGGCGCGCATGCTTTCTGTGGCAGAATCCGAAGCCGCCATTACCGCCCATCTCGCGGGAAACTCACTGGAAGATTATGGCGTATGGGTGTACTACCCATGGTCAGAAAAGATCGTTCACCTGCTGGATGAAGAGGAATTTGTTGCGATGCGCACTTCCCGCAATATTTATAAGATCAGGACGGAGGAAAGGGATCTGCTGATCCGGAAAAAGATCGGGGTAATAGGCCTGTCCGTGGGGCAGACCATTGCGCTCACCCTTGCCATGGAGCGTATCGGCGGGGAACTGCGCCTCGCGGATTTCGACGACCTGGAACTCTCCAATATGAACCGCATCCGTACCAGCGTCCATAACCTCGGTACCCCCAAAGTGATCTCTGCCGCGCGGGAGATCGCGGAACTGGACCCCTTTATTAAAGTGAAGTGTTATACGGATGGCGCAACGGAAGACAATATCATGGATTTCCTTACCGGAGGCGGTCAGCTGGACCTGCTGGTGGAGGAATGCGACAGCCTCAATGTAAAAATATTAAGCCGCATCAAGGCAAAAGCCCTGCGTATGCCCGTGGTCATGGAAATGAACGACCGGGGTATGCTGGACATCGAACGTTATGACCTCGAACCGGATTACCCCATGATGCATGGCCTCATTCCCGATATGGATATGGAAACGCTCAGCAACCTCACTACCGAGCAGAAAGTGCCCATCCTCGGGCCGATGGTGGGCGGCGAGGCGATGAGCGAAAGGATGAAATACTCCCTGACGCAGATCGGGAAAACCATTACCGCATGGCCTCAACTGGCATCCTCCGTGATGCTGGGCGGCGGAATGGTGGCGGATACCTGCCGCCGCATACTGCTGGATGAACTGAAGGTCTCCGGCAGGTTCTATGTAGATTTTGAGCAACTCATCAAATAG
- a CDS encoding 7TM diverse intracellular signaling domain-containing protein translates to MPVRFILLLLISLFWRSAASASEPVVFADRDRLMQIGEYMELYTDKTNSLTLEQVAGLAFSPSTQKVPNLQISPNTHWARFSITNTSDVTKLLLEVEYPIIDDITLFEILPGGGHKATRLGEFQSYYKRPYDHQNYIFPLAIPKGETRSFYLKIRAGEQLQLPVYLGSENRLNAKNTERNFIMGLYIGIILVMALYNLFIFITIRDWSYLIYVSYIICVGLTQASQQGYTFRFLWPENTWLAMHDTVLIPILNGITAALFISSFLHAREKYKLGYHMLNAVIVLYLLNLIPMFMDRYFVAQIWVQLVALSGSVIAIFVGVKVSNKGFLPARFFLVAWGIFLSSVCIFVLRNFNVLPYNDFTYYALQVGSAAEVTLLSFALANKINIYRKEKEESQAHALRVSQENEQLVREQNAILEAKVQERTEALQSSNKELNKALSGLKEAQTQLVEAEKMASLGQLTAGIAHEINNPINFVTSNIKPLKLDFEDIRNLLRRYDTLGQGGNVQEQLADIERYKQEIDIDYVHSEIDTLIKGIEDGANRTAEIVKGLRTFSRLDESDLKIVDIHEGLNSTMVLLRNTTPQHVKIIRDYGELPKIECYAGKLNQVFLNILNNALNAIKMKPEQGDESITITTRQVDNKTVSISIKDSGIGMTEKVKEKIFEPFFTTKDVGEGTGLGLSIVFSIIEKHHGKVVVESAPGKGAEFIIYLPLNVPGVQSHSS, encoded by the coding sequence ATGCCGGTACGTTTCATCCTGTTATTGCTCATTTCACTCTTCTGGCGCAGCGCAGCCAGCGCGTCGGAACCTGTCGTATTTGCAGACAGGGACCGGCTGATGCAGATCGGGGAATATATGGAGCTGTACACGGACAAGACCAACAGCCTTACCTTGGAACAGGTGGCCGGCCTGGCGTTCTCCCCCTCCACCCAGAAAGTACCGAACCTGCAGATATCCCCCAATACCCACTGGGCCCGCTTCTCCATCACCAATACCTCGGATGTGACGAAGCTGCTGCTGGAAGTGGAATACCCGATCATCGATGATATCACCTTATTCGAGATCCTGCCCGGCGGCGGACATAAGGCCACGAGGCTCGGCGAATTCCAGTCCTACTACAAAAGACCTTACGACCATCAGAACTATATCTTTCCGCTGGCCATCCCCAAAGGAGAAACCCGCTCCTTCTACCTGAAGATAAGGGCCGGGGAGCAGTTGCAGCTGCCCGTTTATCTGGGATCGGAAAACAGGCTGAACGCAAAGAATACCGAACGTAATTTCATCATGGGCCTGTATATCGGCATCATTCTCGTGATGGCGCTGTACAACCTGTTCATTTTTATTACGATACGGGACTGGAGTTACCTGATCTACGTCAGCTATATCATTTGCGTAGGGCTCACACAGGCCTCGCAGCAGGGCTACACCTTCCGCTTCCTCTGGCCGGAAAATACCTGGCTGGCCATGCACGATACCGTGCTGATACCGATACTGAACGGCATCACGGCGGCGCTGTTCATATCGTCGTTCCTGCATGCCCGGGAAAAATACAAGCTGGGGTACCATATGCTCAACGCCGTGATCGTACTGTATCTGCTGAACCTCATTCCGATGTTCATGGACCGGTACTTCGTTGCGCAGATCTGGGTGCAGCTGGTGGCGCTCAGCGGGTCTGTTATCGCCATCTTTGTGGGTGTGAAGGTGAGCAACAAAGGCTTTCTACCGGCCCGCTTTTTCCTCGTAGCATGGGGTATCTTCCTGTCCAGCGTCTGTATTTTCGTGTTGCGCAATTTCAATGTGCTGCCGTATAACGACTTCACCTATTACGCCCTGCAGGTAGGCTCCGCGGCCGAGGTCACCCTGCTGTCCTTTGCCCTGGCCAACAAGATCAATATCTACCGGAAGGAAAAGGAGGAATCCCAGGCGCATGCCCTCCGGGTGTCGCAGGAGAACGAACAGCTGGTGCGCGAGCAGAACGCCATCCTGGAAGCCAAAGTGCAGGAACGTACAGAGGCCCTGCAAAGCAGCAACAAGGAGTTGAACAAAGCGCTCAGCGGGCTGAAAGAAGCCCAGACCCAATTGGTGGAGGCGGAAAAAATGGCTTCCCTCGGCCAGCTGACCGCAGGTATCGCCCACGAGATCAACAACCCCATCAACTTTGTAACGTCCAATATCAAACCGCTTAAACTGGATTTTGAAGACATCCGCAACCTGCTCCGCCGCTATGACACCCTCGGCCAGGGCGGGAATGTGCAGGAACAGCTGGCGGATATAGAACGATATAAACAGGAAATCGATATAGATTACGTTCACAGCGAAATAGATACGCTCATCAAGGGCATTGAGGATGGCGCCAACCGTACGGCAGAGATCGTAAAGGGGCTGCGTACCTTCAGCCGGCTGGATGAGAGCGATCTCAAGATCGTGGACATCCACGAAGGGCTGAATTCCACCATGGTACTATTGCGCAATACCACCCCGCAACATGTAAAGATCATCCGTGATTACGGTGAACTGCCCAAGATCGAGTGTTATGCCGGCAAGCTCAACCAGGTATTCCTCAATATCCTGAACAACGCCCTGAATGCCATCAAAATGAAACCCGAACAAGGGGATGAGTCCATTACCATCACCACCCGCCAGGTGGATAACAAAACGGTGAGCATCAGCATTAAAGACAGCGGTATCGGTATGACGGAGAAGGTGAAAGAGAAGATATTCGAACCGTTCTTCACCACCAAGGACGTGGGAGAAGGTACGGGATTGGGGCTCTCCATCGTTTTCAGTATTATAGAAAAGCATCATGGAAAAGTAGTCGTTGAGTCGGCCCCGGGTAAAGGAGCGGAATTTATTATATATTTACCGCTCAATGTTCCTGGTGTTCAGAGTCATTCGTCCTAA